A single genomic interval of Rhododendron vialii isolate Sample 1 chromosome 3a, ASM3025357v1 harbors:
- the LOC131321212 gene encoding transcriptional regulator SUPERMAN-like, translated as MEKYSHYSLWIKSNKRFLYDTMHFQGPMINRRFNSSWEEQAFAYNSGFVWPPRSYSCSFCKREFRSAQALGGHMNVHRRDRARLKLLVSPQNEVVHQLNHDTPSQVCYENSNLDPSGNPSFLSTSPHGHYSPSRISPDSKTAGEKGTRREDFVENNLFVGRNSVISQNRPCGFDVDQEVICSSHKRHKTSSTVSSSFQRCCLQSEVLGLKTGSLEELDLELRLGDPPN; from the coding sequence ATGGAAAAATACTCTCACTATTCCTTGTGGATTAAAAGCAACAAACGCTTTCTGTATGATACCATGCACTTTCAAGGACCGATGATCAATCGTCGGTTCAACAGCTCGTGGGAAGAACAAGCTTTCGCTTACAACTCGGGGTTCGTCTGGCCGCCGAGATCTTATTCGTGTAGCTTTTGCAAGAGGGAGTTTAGATCAGCTCAAGCTCTTGGAGGCCACATGAATGTCCACAGGAGGGATAGAGCTAGGCTCAAGCTACTTGTCTCTCCACAAAATGAAGTTGTTCATCAGCTAAACCACGATACCCCATCTCAGGTTTGCTATGAAAATTCCAATCTTGACCCTAGCGGTAACCCTAGTTTCCTGTCAACATCACCTCATGGCCACTACTCTCCGTCTAGGATTTCGCCGGATTCAAAAACTGCAGGCGAAAAGGGTACTAGGAGAGAGGATTTTGTTGAGAATAATTTGTTTGTGGGACGGAATTCGGTTatttctcaaaaccgaccatgTGGGTTTGATGTTGATCAGGAGGTAATATGCAGTAGTCATAAGAGACATAAGACTAGTAGTACTGTTTCATCAAGTTTTCAGAGGTGTTGTTTACAATCAGAGGTGCTTGGACTGAAAACTGGATCATTGGAGGAATTGGATCTTGAGCTCAGGCTTGGTGATCCACCAAATTAA